A genomic window from Sphingobacterium spiritivorum includes:
- a CDS encoding TonB-dependent receptor, with the protein MKNTIFAQKGRHLNLSLTGTHFSGKKYLTSVLVVMSALQLTATASAQKISFKESNAPLEKVVKNLKTKTGYDFFYVNSHLEGTKPVTMNVKDGSIKETLDELVKNQPLTYEIKNKTVVLRRKEKASATITAAKQSKSELVTGIVKDENGQPLPNVVVRVKESNKVVQTDASGKFTIDILPGQTLIIRHMSYETKEISYTGQSHLEVQLSAGNQELSEVVVIGYGAIKSKNVTGAISKVDAKDLNSSVASSFQQTLQGKAAGVQVVQETGQPGAGVKVQIRSNPSFADAGVLYVIDGVPVNDNAGQPNLAGGVGSKYGSGGVDKSPLNFINPNDIESIQFLKDASAAAIYGARAGAGVVLVTTKKGKEGKSSLQYSGNYGIQNVDKMYEVFGTKEYMRQRNLLKEELWYRTNKIGPYYGNVDPFTVKPFVPVYTQQQIDNAVETQSATEAIIRRGYTQQHNISLSGGNSKTRYFASGNYFDQKGVLLASDYKRYNGRLNLDQQVSDKINIGANIIVSNSLANNTVTNGRYENGGIVTAAIYWSPDVPLRDDKGGYPISPYYAVIPNPLSYETVTDLTKTNRVLTSAYGEWKIIEGLKAKANFSYDQSNAKRSNYFPRTFLYGSQSSGAASIAQSESQSKLLEYTLNYDKNISEKHHLNAVAGYSFQKTNWEGFNAGNQNFLSDASSYYDLIAGQSDKPAVGSYKREVTWASYFARAIYTYRDNIILQASLRRDGSSNFAVNKKWGYFPAVSAGWVLSDEEWLKNAKTVSFLKLRAGYGETGNSAFNVPGTTILSSAFPLYTTSLSAYFGTNSVNSGIVLSRDGNPNLTWETAGEFNVGTDFTLFNNRLSGSVDYFNKTIRNLISYVYYPQGFIINGVFGNAGKTRSTGYEISLESKNIRAHDSEGFNWSTRINLSHYKNYWLERSEQALKALKPHEIATGSQAVFKPIYGYVADGFFTGKSGEAPAHMPGMLPGGVIIKDINGFDSNGKLTGQADGKITDADKTFLGNEEPTLNFGIGNTFQYKGFDLNIYLSGLKQKRWSPVQGVRPGDGSMNGFGWNAISTAEQAWSIFNTNGTAPTSLSDGTYGGYQSISTYWLIDATFLRARNITLGYSLPNSWISKQKVFSAIRMSFDVQNAFTITKYPVFDPELKMDNFYPMVKSYVFGINASF; encoded by the coding sequence ATGAAGAATACTATATTTGCCCAAAAAGGACGACACCTTAATTTGTCACTTACAGGCACCCATTTTTCAGGAAAGAAGTATCTTACGAGTGTACTTGTCGTTATGTCAGCTCTTCAGCTAACGGCAACTGCAAGTGCACAAAAGATATCATTTAAAGAATCAAATGCCCCGCTTGAAAAAGTCGTTAAGAACCTTAAAACTAAAACAGGTTATGATTTCTTCTATGTAAACAGTCACCTTGAAGGTACTAAACCTGTTACTATGAATGTCAAAGACGGATCTATAAAGGAGACGCTTGATGAACTTGTGAAAAATCAACCACTTACTTACGAGATAAAAAATAAGACGGTTGTTCTGCGACGTAAGGAAAAGGCATCTGCAACTATCACTGCTGCAAAACAATCAAAATCAGAATTGGTTACGGGGATTGTTAAAGATGAAAACGGACAACCTCTGCCTAATGTCGTCGTGCGTGTGAAAGAAAGTAATAAGGTTGTTCAGACAGACGCATCCGGAAAATTTACAATTGATATTCTGCCGGGTCAGACACTGATCATCCGGCATATGAGCTACGAAACAAAAGAGATTTCTTATACAGGTCAATCACACCTTGAAGTGCAATTGTCAGCTGGCAATCAGGAGCTTTCAGAGGTTGTCGTGATCGGTTATGGAGCTATTAAATCAAAAAATGTTACAGGAGCCATTTCTAAAGTAGATGCAAAGGATCTGAACAGCAGTGTTGCCTCTAGTTTTCAACAAACTCTGCAAGGAAAAGCTGCAGGTGTACAGGTTGTACAGGAAACCGGTCAGCCGGGTGCAGGTGTTAAAGTACAGATCCGGAGTAACCCATCATTTGCAGATGCAGGTGTATTATATGTAATAGATGGAGTACCTGTAAATGATAATGCAGGACAGCCTAACCTTGCAGGCGGTGTCGGTTCCAAATACGGTTCAGGAGGAGTGGATAAATCACCATTAAACTTTATCAATCCAAATGATATAGAATCTATTCAGTTTTTGAAAGACGCGAGTGCTGCAGCAATTTATGGCGCCCGTGCCGGAGCGGGTGTCGTACTTGTTACCACTAAGAAAGGTAAAGAGGGAAAATCATCTTTGCAGTATTCGGGTAACTATGGTATTCAGAACGTTGATAAGATGTATGAAGTCTTTGGTACCAAAGAATATATGCGGCAACGTAATCTGCTGAAAGAAGAACTCTGGTACAGAACAAATAAAATAGGCCCGTATTACGGAAATGTAGATCCGTTCACTGTGAAGCCTTTTGTACCTGTATATACCCAGCAACAGATAGATAATGCCGTAGAAACACAAAGTGCTACAGAGGCAATTATCCGCAGAGGCTATACCCAACAGCATAATATTTCCTTGTCCGGAGGAAATAGTAAGACCCGCTACTTTGCATCGGGTAATTATTTCGACCAAAAGGGGGTATTATTAGCTTCAGATTATAAACGGTACAATGGCAGGCTAAACCTTGATCAGCAGGTATCTGATAAAATCAATATTGGTGCTAATATTATCGTTTCTAATTCATTGGCTAATAATACCGTTACCAATGGTCGTTATGAAAACGGCGGTATCGTTACTGCAGCCATTTACTGGTCTCCTGATGTACCGCTGCGGGATGATAAAGGAGGCTATCCGATAAGCCCGTACTATGCTGTTATTCCTAATCCGCTGTCTTATGAAACCGTTACCGATCTTACGAAGACGAATCGTGTACTGACCAGTGCATATGGAGAATGGAAAATCATAGAAGGGCTAAAAGCAAAAGCTAATTTCAGCTATGACCAGTCTAATGCCAAGCGTTCCAATTATTTTCCCAGAACATTTCTATACGGGAGTCAATCCAGTGGAGCAGCATCGATTGCTCAATCCGAATCACAATCCAAATTGTTAGAGTATACGCTTAATTACGATAAGAATATAAGTGAAAAGCACCATCTAAATGCTGTCGCAGGATATTCTTTTCAAAAAACAAACTGGGAAGGATTTAATGCCGGGAATCAAAATTTTTTGTCGGACGCCAGTAGTTATTATGACTTGATTGCCGGTCAGTCTGATAAACCAGCAGTAGGGTCTTATAAGAGAGAGGTCACATGGGCTTCTTACTTCGCCAGAGCGATCTATACCTACAGAGACAATATTATCCTGCAGGCATCGCTAAGAAGAGATGGTTCATCTAACTTTGCAGTAAACAAAAAATGGGGATATTTCCCTGCCGTATCTGCAGGATGGGTGTTGTCGGATGAAGAATGGCTAAAAAATGCTAAAACTGTTTCTTTCCTTAAATTACGTGCCGGATACGGAGAAACTGGTAACAGTGCATTTAATGTACCGGGTACTACAATTTTATCGTCTGCTTTCCCTTTATATACAACGAGCCTGAGCGCGTATTTTGGTACTAATTCGGTTAATTCAGGTATTGTACTCTCGAGAGACGGTAATCCAAATCTGACCTGGGAAACTGCAGGTGAATTTAATGTGGGAACGGACTTTACCTTGTTTAATAACAGATTATCCGGTTCAGTTGATTATTTTAATAAAACCATTCGTAATTTGATTTCATATGTTTATTACCCGCAAGGATTTATCATTAATGGTGTATTTGGCAATGCCGGCAAGACCCGGTCTACCGGATACGAAATTAGTCTGGAGTCTAAAAATATACGTGCCCATGATTCGGAGGGTTTTAACTGGTCTACACGAATCAATCTTTCTCATTATAAAAACTATTGGCTAGAGCGTTCAGAGCAGGCATTAAAAGCGTTAAAACCTCATGAAATTGCCACAGGCAGTCAGGCCGTGTTTAAGCCGATTTATGGATACGTAGCTGATGGTTTCTTTACCGGAAAATCCGGAGAGGCTCCTGCGCATATGCCAGGTATGCTACCGGGAGGTGTGATTATCAAGGATATTAATGGTTTTGACTCTAACGGCAAACTTACCGGTCAGGCTGATGGAAAAATTACTGATGCCGATAAGACTTTTCTGGGGAATGAAGAACCAACCCTCAATTTTGGTATCGGAAATACCTTTCAATACAAGGGGTTTGATCTGAATATCTATCTTTCCGGTCTGAAACAGAAACGCTGGTCTCCGGTTCAGGGCGTTCGTCCCGGAGATGGTAGTATGAATGGTTTTGGTTGGAATGCGATTTCGACAGCAGAGCAGGCATGGAGTATTTTCAATACCAACGGCACAGCACCTACTTCTTTAAGTGATGGTACTTATGGAGGGTATCAGTCAATCTCGACCTATTGGCTGATAGATGCGACTTTCCTCAGGGCCAGAAATATCACTTTGGGTTATTCATTACCGAATAGCTGGATCAGTAAGCAAAAAGTGTTTTCTGCAATACGGATGTCATTTG